One stretch of Thermococcus sp. 21S9 DNA includes these proteins:
- a CDS encoding monovalent cation/H+ antiporter complex subunit F, whose product MNVEVVFNEVLYFAAVIYTFAFVLYGIRAIKGPTTADIILAVDCLSFDMAAFMVILGIYFKSIMLASGAIILALWAFMLDIYYTKYVLYGEVEV is encoded by the coding sequence ATGAACGTTGAGGTCGTTTTCAACGAGGTCCTCTACTTCGCGGCCGTCATCTACACATTCGCGTTCGTCCTCTATGGAATCCGCGCGATTAAGGGCCCGACGACGGCCGACATAATCCTCGCCGTCGACTGCCTGTCCTTCGACATGGCGGCGTTTATGGTAATATTAGGAATCTACTTCAAGTCAATCATGCTCGCGAGCGGTGCGATAATCCTTGCCCTGTGGGCCTTCATGCTGGACATCTACTACACCAAGTACGTCCTCTACGGGGAGGTGGAGGTATGA
- a CDS encoding polyprenyl synthetase family protein — translation MESLDERLIEALEGSVELAKKIGEYIIRSGGKRIRPRITLAVAEGLGLDESDALDLASAIELIHTASLVHDDVIDLAEKRRNNPTVVMRWGPELAVLSGDFLFVRALRIIAGKNVEMVDYVAKVVEDMVKAELLQEAVRGSVHLDIETYYRIIDGKTGRLFGASFALPAYYLGKPYWEELDKAGTLVGRAFQIVDDVLDYFPGTGKDRFKDLLNGKTTLPLILYTERYGSSFVERILKNPREEDLLELFEKMTKAGVFEESLKRAKGYVNEALGLVRNLPFDGGDVVSLVSDYFEGVFRRVNAVVP, via the coding sequence ATGGAATCGCTGGACGAGAGGCTCATTGAAGCACTTGAGGGGAGCGTTGAGCTCGCGAAGAAAATCGGGGAGTACATAATCCGGAGCGGTGGAAAGAGGATAAGGCCGAGGATAACCCTAGCAGTTGCAGAGGGCCTTGGACTCGACGAAAGCGATGCCCTTGACCTCGCCTCCGCGATAGAGCTAATCCACACCGCGAGTCTGGTTCACGACGACGTCATTGATTTGGCCGAGAAGCGAAGGAACAACCCCACCGTAGTCATGCGCTGGGGGCCGGAACTTGCCGTCCTTAGCGGTGACTTTCTCTTCGTCCGCGCGCTGAGGATTATAGCCGGCAAAAATGTTGAGATGGTTGACTACGTCGCGAAGGTCGTCGAGGACATGGTCAAGGCGGAGCTTTTACAGGAGGCCGTGCGCGGGAGCGTTCACCTCGACATCGAGACCTACTACAGGATAATAGACGGAAAAACCGGACGGCTCTTCGGCGCTTCCTTCGCGCTTCCCGCCTATTACCTCGGAAAGCCCTACTGGGAGGAGCTCGATAAAGCTGGAACGCTCGTGGGAAGGGCGTTTCAGATAGTCGACGACGTGCTCGACTACTTCCCGGGAACAGGAAAGGACCGCTTCAAGGACCTGCTCAACGGAAAAACAACCCTCCCGCTAATCCTCTACACGGAGCGCTACGGCTCCTCCTTCGTCGAGAGAATCCTCAAAAACCCAAGGGAGGAGGACCTGCTCGAGCTCTTTGAGAAGATGACCAAGGCCGGCGTCTTCGAGGAGTCCCTTAAGAGGGCGAAGGGCTACGTAAACGAGGCGCTTGGGCTCGTCAGGAACTTGCCCTTCGATGGAGGTGATGTCGTAAGCCTCGTCTCGGACTATTTCGAGGGAGTCTTTCGGAGGGTCAACGCCGTCGTCCCTTAG
- a CDS encoding sodium:proton antiporter yields the protein MISFLLAYITLTLFGMILLGIYGVATRSNLIKKIIMLNVMGDAINMLFILIGYRLVFPVFPPIYEKHITFEEFLSRAVDPVPQALVLTAIVIGMAMNILLATYAIQFYRLHGTVDARDMAEIMGGEGE from the coding sequence ATGATTAGCTTCCTCCTCGCCTACATCACGCTGACGCTCTTCGGCATGATACTCCTTGGAATCTACGGCGTAGCGACGCGCTCCAACCTGATTAAGAAAATCATCATGCTCAACGTCATGGGCGACGCGATAAACATGCTCTTCATCCTAATCGGCTACCGCCTCGTCTTCCCTGTCTTCCCGCCGATTTACGAGAAGCACATAACCTTTGAGGAGTTCCTGAGCAGGGCCGTTGACCCGGTTCCGCAGGCGCTCGTGCTCACGGCCATAGTCATCGGAATGGCCATGAACATACTTCTCGCGACATATGCGATACAGTTCTACCGCCTCCACGGGACGGTTGACGCCAGAGACATGGCCGAGATAATGGGGGGTGAGGGCGAGTGA
- a CDS encoding Na(+)/H(+) antiporter subunit B, producing MKRDVIVAVSFLGAFAFIAYALVYANVLGLGGAELRPLGEFYLGHAFAHEGLTSHSPEVVTAIVWNYRGFDTLFETFVFFLAIMGAFSVLRLTDEQEKIVRELEAKEPHRQMDLITRATTKLVVVMIIAISASIALHGHLTPGGGFQGGSAMAVASLLLFAVFSKFTLERKGLNLRHTISAYALGLALILATVLAPVFLYGGKVLEINLLPGETGLFNLDVGEYTAVTFGFLTVFLVLGVSEWIFKTVLRGEVND from the coding sequence ATGAAGAGGGACGTAATCGTCGCGGTTTCCTTCCTTGGGGCCTTCGCGTTCATTGCCTACGCCTTAGTCTACGCCAACGTCCTCGGTCTCGGCGGGGCAGAGCTAAGACCCCTCGGCGAGTTCTACCTGGGCCACGCCTTCGCCCATGAGGGCCTCACGAGCCACAGCCCTGAAGTCGTTACGGCCATAGTCTGGAACTACCGTGGTTTCGATACGCTCTTCGAGACCTTCGTCTTCTTCCTCGCGATAATGGGGGCCTTCAGCGTGCTCAGGCTCACCGACGAGCAGGAGAAGATTGTAAGGGAACTCGAGGCGAAGGAACCGCACAGGCAGATGGACCTCATAACCCGCGCAACCACGAAGCTCGTCGTGGTAATGATAATCGCTATCTCCGCCTCGATAGCGCTCCACGGCCACCTGACGCCGGGCGGTGGCTTCCAGGGCGGTTCGGCGATGGCAGTTGCTTCCCTCCTGCTCTTCGCGGTCTTCTCGAAGTTCACCCTTGAGAGAAAGGGCCTCAACCTGAGGCACACGATTTCAGCTTATGCCCTCGGCTTAGCTTTAATCCTCGCCACTGTCTTGGCTCCGGTTTTCCTCTACGGTGGCAAAGTCCTTGAGATAAACCTCCTGCCCGGCGAGACGGGCCTCTTCAACCTCGACGTCGGCGAATACACTGCGGTAACCTTCGGCTTCCTGACGGTGTTCCTCGTGCTCGGCGTCTCTGAGTGGATATTCAAGACCGTCCTCAGGGGGGAGGTCAATGATTAG
- a CDS encoding hydrogenase 4 subunit D, giving the protein MIGLLATLTFTVPLIGGLILFRLDERKADAIMLASFVSAMIAQLGVAVLYLLGHEELIHITYLQSAQFGEVYGLIIDPMSVLIGTVVAVAGFIFMFYGVEYMSERNVGHPGGKGRGLFYAWMTLFEGATLGFIYSSTFLSLLIFFELMGLACWGVVSYYNTKEARRAGFKAFIIPNVGAMIGFYTAIYIGLTQLHDLSLFSLSKVSPEVKPWLFLALLIAGYTKSAQFPTYSWIPDAMEAPTPASAFLHGAAMVEMGVYLVARVIQFIGPLPVWVFYFMAVMVSLTLLIPILNYPVQKDAKRLLAYSTVAEAGIMFSGLTYAVLGLTGKAPGFDIGLKAAMFQLTTHAFVKGLAFLTAGTFTYSLGTLDLRRISGLREILPVNGLAWTVALLGLAGLPPMGIAFSKAELITNLSLVKVSALAWLPIIMVLTDSAVFLWVGLKWITKNVFGRPNVEKVSTHPIITASLLILIVLTLVSAYLAYPLVEEITFYGVIP; this is encoded by the coding sequence ATGATAGGCCTTCTCGCAACGTTAACCTTCACAGTCCCGCTCATCGGTGGACTAATCCTCTTCAGGCTCGACGAGAGGAAAGCGGACGCGATAATGCTCGCATCTTTCGTATCGGCGATGATTGCCCAGCTCGGCGTTGCCGTTCTCTACCTCCTCGGCCACGAGGAGCTGATTCACATTACCTACCTCCAGAGCGCCCAGTTCGGCGAGGTTTACGGCCTTATAATCGACCCCATGAGCGTTTTGATAGGTACGGTCGTTGCCGTTGCGGGATTCATATTCATGTTCTACGGCGTCGAGTACATGAGCGAGAGAAACGTCGGGCACCCGGGAGGAAAGGGCAGGGGACTCTTCTACGCCTGGATGACGCTCTTTGAAGGCGCCACCCTCGGATTCATCTACTCCTCCACGTTCCTCAGCCTGTTAATCTTCTTCGAGCTGATGGGGCTTGCCTGTTGGGGCGTCGTGAGCTATTACAACACGAAGGAGGCGAGGAGGGCTGGCTTCAAGGCCTTCATAATCCCGAACGTTGGGGCGATGATAGGCTTCTACACGGCCATCTACATCGGCCTCACCCAGCTCCACGACCTCAGTCTGTTCTCGCTCTCGAAGGTTTCCCCCGAGGTAAAGCCCTGGTTGTTCCTGGCCCTGCTCATAGCGGGCTACACCAAGAGCGCCCAGTTCCCGACCTACTCGTGGATTCCGGACGCGATGGAAGCCCCAACTCCCGCGAGCGCCTTCCTTCACGGTGCGGCGATGGTCGAGATGGGCGTTTACCTCGTCGCGAGGGTTATCCAGTTCATCGGACCCCTCCCGGTCTGGGTCTTCTACTTCATGGCCGTCATGGTCTCCCTCACGCTCCTCATCCCGATACTCAACTATCCGGTTCAGAAAGATGCCAAGAGACTGCTCGCTTACTCAACGGTTGCCGAGGCCGGAATAATGTTCTCCGGATTGACTTACGCCGTCCTCGGCCTCACGGGCAAGGCACCTGGCTTTGACATCGGCCTCAAAGCCGCGATGTTCCAGCTCACGACCCACGCCTTCGTCAAGGGCCTGGCCTTTCTCACCGCCGGAACCTTCACGTACTCCCTCGGGACCCTCGACCTGAGGCGGATAAGCGGTCTAAGGGAAATCCTGCCCGTGAACGGCCTCGCGTGGACGGTGGCGCTCCTCGGACTGGCGGGTCTTCCCCCGATGGGCATAGCATTCAGCAAGGCCGAGCTGATAACCAACCTGAGCCTCGTCAAGGTTTCCGCCCTGGCCTGGCTCCCGATTATAATGGTCCTAACCGATTCGGCCGTCTTCCTCTGGGTCGGTCTCAAGTGGATTACCAAGAACGTCTTCGGCAGGCCCAACGTCGAAAAGGTCAGCACCCACCCGATAATAACCGCGTCGCTCTTGATTCTCATCGTCCTGACGCTGGTCTCGGCTTACCTCGCCTACCCGCTTGTCGAGGAGATAACCTTCTACGGGGTGATACCATGA
- a CDS encoding complex I subunit 5 family protein: protein MSLYVLELALGLLFIASLVGLASGKRAYYVTLVSSVFLFASAVEGLNGLSGEIIPFLPTTIRIDSLSALFLLVTAFITFTLSLYLLSYEVKGDERFLAMATNMALLSAVVFLSTNNIERLTLFYELFAVFTAVMVLASETRGSRKATWRYLVLTQVFGIIPLLIATGLAYGAVGNLHHLTFHGLRENLENLAVSPAFLLVLFLSASLVRSGAFPFHVWVPRVYRSLPSPFVPVFLLGEALGVYLLLRVAHFVLPSGEALGYAVAFIGTVTAFATLYSFKEIRLKRKFAYHSVMDVGIAYFALGSSLVLQGTFLGTVALLGALLHVLYQVLYKSSLFFGLGAIEHYGEEPNICSMRKLLKGHVIALLMSLSVFSMAGIPPLSAFVSKWLIYTASMGTTNVLLWLMVVTIAFLGIFPLASIIQVRRINRLICKREVEREEVPFAIRTVTGIVSLASFLVAVFPFILLPWLTGSLEELGYPLPETPSQLFLGSPGSLIALVTLVAMAVIGWRIGKMPTERISELLLIFYNMGDILRFTADYFLSLGKSFYLNRILPIIKVVPKHELPLIRDYDDALDYPVRHLDEAMFMPLIRAVERLARWGKSKNLDMNALISGFAIAMAVLIVLLGVFA, encoded by the coding sequence ATGAGCCTCTACGTCCTGGAGCTGGCCCTCGGACTGCTATTCATAGCTTCACTCGTTGGCCTCGCCTCAGGAAAGCGGGCCTACTACGTTACCCTTGTCTCTTCCGTCTTCCTATTCGCGAGCGCCGTTGAAGGCTTGAACGGTCTCTCAGGTGAGATAATCCCCTTCCTTCCCACGACCATCAGGATAGATTCCCTTTCGGCCCTCTTCCTGCTCGTAACTGCCTTCATCACGTTCACGCTCTCGCTCTACCTGCTCTCCTATGAGGTGAAGGGGGACGAGAGGTTCCTGGCGATGGCCACCAACATGGCACTCCTCTCAGCGGTGGTCTTTCTGTCAACGAACAACATCGAGAGGCTCACGCTCTTTTACGAGCTCTTCGCGGTCTTTACGGCAGTGATGGTGTTGGCATCTGAGACGAGGGGCTCAAGAAAGGCCACCTGGCGCTACCTCGTCCTCACGCAGGTCTTTGGCATAATCCCCCTCCTCATAGCGACCGGCTTGGCTTACGGTGCCGTCGGGAACCTGCACCACCTGACTTTCCACGGCCTCCGTGAGAACCTTGAAAACCTCGCGGTCAGTCCTGCGTTTCTCCTCGTCCTCTTCCTTTCAGCTTCCCTCGTCAGGAGCGGGGCGTTCCCATTCCACGTCTGGGTTCCGAGGGTTTACCGCTCGCTTCCGAGTCCATTCGTGCCGGTTTTCCTCCTCGGCGAGGCCCTTGGGGTTTACCTGCTCCTCAGGGTTGCCCACTTCGTCCTCCCGTCTGGAGAGGCGCTCGGTTACGCTGTGGCCTTTATCGGCACGGTTACGGCCTTTGCGACGCTCTACTCCTTCAAGGAAATCCGGCTCAAGCGCAAGTTCGCCTACCACAGCGTCATGGACGTTGGGATAGCTTACTTTGCCCTCGGAAGCTCCCTCGTGCTCCAGGGGACATTCCTCGGAACGGTTGCACTCCTCGGAGCGTTGCTCCACGTCCTGTATCAGGTGCTCTACAAGAGCTCCCTCTTCTTCGGCCTCGGCGCGATAGAGCACTACGGCGAGGAGCCGAACATATGCTCGATGAGAAAGCTCCTCAAGGGGCACGTCATCGCACTCCTGATGTCGCTCTCCGTCTTTTCGATGGCCGGAATTCCGCCCCTCTCAGCCTTCGTGAGCAAGTGGCTCATCTACACGGCTTCAATGGGCACGACCAACGTCCTCCTCTGGCTGATGGTCGTCACGATAGCGTTCCTCGGAATATTCCCTCTGGCCTCGATAATCCAGGTCAGGAGGATAAACAGGCTAATCTGCAAGAGGGAAGTTGAGAGGGAGGAGGTTCCCTTCGCGATAAGAACTGTCACGGGAATAGTCTCGCTCGCGAGCTTCCTCGTGGCGGTATTCCCGTTCATCCTGCTCCCCTGGCTGACGGGGTCACTCGAAGAACTCGGCTACCCCCTGCCAGAGACTCCGTCACAGCTCTTCCTGGGAAGTCCCGGTTCGCTCATTGCACTCGTCACGCTCGTGGCTATGGCGGTCATCGGCTGGAGAATCGGTAAGATGCCAACGGAGCGCATCAGCGAGCTCCTTTTAATCTTCTACAACATGGGCGACATACTGCGCTTCACGGCCGACTACTTCCTCTCTCTGGGCAAGAGCTTTTACCTCAACAGGATTCTCCCAATCATAAAGGTCGTTCCGAAGCATGAGCTCCCGCTCATCAGGGACTACGACGACGCGCTCGACTACCCTGTGAGGCACCTTGACGAGGCGATGTTCATGCCACTCATAAGGGCCGTTGAAAGGCTCGCGCGCTGGGGCAAATCAAAGAACCTCGACATGAACGCGCTCATAAGTGGCTTTGCAATTGCGATGGCCGTCCTTATAGTCCTCCTGGGGGTGTTTGCATGA
- the hemH gene encoding ferrochelatase, with protein sequence MRVLFTYMGAPTTPDEVEDFIFRFLYDVRKDIGLDVPGAKAIIRGIAKARARAVRGHYAVMGGKSPLVDYMREIAGLVSERTGHEITLGMCYSKPLLEELSDGFDLVFPLYHVYSSSTTERCLLKVRELFSDRPYIREWWNNERFIAWVRHNIEKGLAESGFENPYVILSVHSLPRKVIERGDPYLRSHTELAKRVMKAFDLEWEMAFQSKFGKGDWLGPEVPEVLERLREEGVEEVLVYPLSFLVENVETLYELDVEYREFAEKLGLRFYRAKLDHRHDYLISAIAQELRRWEDGKA encoded by the coding sequence TTGAGGGTTCTCTTCACCTACATGGGAGCGCCGACGACGCCCGATGAAGTTGAGGACTTCATATTCCGCTTTCTCTACGACGTGAGGAAGGATATAGGCCTCGACGTGCCCGGGGCAAAGGCGATAATCCGAGGCATAGCCAAGGCCCGCGCCCGGGCAGTTAGGGGCCACTACGCGGTTATGGGCGGGAAAAGCCCGCTCGTGGATTACATGCGCGAGATTGCAGGGCTGGTGAGCGAGAGAACCGGTCACGAGATAACCCTCGGCATGTGCTATTCTAAACCCCTCCTCGAGGAGCTGAGCGACGGCTTCGACCTCGTATTTCCGCTCTACCATGTTTACTCCAGCTCGACAACCGAGAGGTGTCTGCTCAAGGTCAGGGAGCTCTTCAGCGATAGGCCCTACATCAGGGAGTGGTGGAACAACGAGAGGTTCATCGCCTGGGTCAGGCACAACATCGAGAAGGGCTTAGCTGAGAGCGGTTTTGAGAACCCATACGTGATTCTAAGCGTCCACAGCCTGCCGAGGAAGGTCATTGAGAGAGGTGACCCCTACCTGAGGAGCCACACCGAGCTGGCAAAACGGGTTATGAAAGCATTTGACCTCGAGTGGGAGATGGCCTTCCAGAGCAAATTCGGAAAAGGCGACTGGCTCGGGCCGGAGGTTCCGGAGGTCCTGGAAAGGCTCAGGGAGGAGGGTGTCGAGGAGGTTCTGGTTTACCCGCTCAGCTTCCTCGTTGAGAACGTCGAGACGCTTTACGAGCTCGACGTTGAATACCGGGAATTTGCTGAAAAGCTCGGACTGAGGTTTTACCGGGCTAAACTTGACCACAGGCACGATTACCTCATCTCGGCGATAGCCCAGGAGCTTAGGAGGTGGGAAGATGGGAAGGCTTAG
- the mnhG gene encoding monovalent cation/H(+) antiporter subunit G, translating into MIIEDVIFIIGSVAILLGAIYDLIAAIGLLRFKDFYMRTHAATVGTVGGAALPVFGAGLVALVYYPLGAQRFFMAGIAFTVGVLILLIAPTGTHSLVSAVYFGRVGKKPPLVVDQLEEDLPTREDVAELVREHEELPGEEEEPKFTFRRLAR; encoded by the coding sequence ATGATTATCGAGGACGTCATTTTCATCATCGGGTCGGTCGCGATACTCCTTGGGGCGATTTACGACCTCATAGCGGCGATAGGCCTGCTCAGGTTCAAAGACTTCTATATGAGAACCCACGCCGCGACCGTTGGGACGGTTGGAGGCGCCGCATTACCGGTCTTCGGTGCAGGTCTGGTGGCGCTCGTCTATTACCCGCTCGGCGCCCAAAGGTTCTTCATGGCCGGAATAGCCTTCACCGTCGGCGTCTTAATCCTCCTCATAGCGCCCACAGGAACCCACTCCCTCGTCTCAGCGGTTTACTTCGGAAGGGTCGGAAAGAAGCCTCCTTTGGTAGTTGACCAGCTCGAGGAGGACTTACCAACGAGAGAGGACGTTGCGGAGCTCGTCCGCGAGCACGAGGAGTTGCCCGGAGAGGAGGAAGAACCCAAGTTCACCTTCAGGAGGCTGGCGAGATGA
- a CDS encoding DUF1641 domain-containing protein: MGELNFTPEEISAVKELIEVAVALKKSGTLGILKAMTENGDKLLETIAEEKAVLRLTAIGNSALEPVRELEVEDVRKLSWNTEELVRALLKALAETNPKEVPKVGMTGAIGYLRDEDVQKGLGFLLTLAKNLGAVLNEK, encoded by the coding sequence ATGGGCGAGCTCAATTTCACCCCCGAAGAGATTTCCGCCGTTAAGGAACTGATAGAGGTTGCCGTGGCTTTGAAGAAGAGCGGAACCCTCGGAATACTCAAGGCCATGACCGAGAACGGGGATAAGTTGCTTGAAACCATAGCCGAGGAGAAGGCCGTCCTAAGACTCACCGCGATAGGAAATTCCGCCCTCGAACCGGTCAGGGAGCTCGAGGTTGAGGACGTCAGAAAGCTCAGCTGGAACACCGAGGAGCTTGTTAGGGCCCTGCTCAAGGCCCTCGCAGAGACCAACCCCAAGGAGGTTCCGAAGGTCGGAATGACGGGAGCGATTGGCTACCTCCGCGACGAGGACGTCCAGAAGGGACTCGGATTCCTCCTGACCCTCGCGAAGAACCTCGGCGCGGTTTTAAACGAGAAGTGA
- a CDS encoding NAD(P)/FAD-dependent oxidoreductase — protein sequence MAKVLVLGGGTAGLVAARYLKAEADRLKLDVDVTMVTASERHYMPPLFMEVALGSAEGHETWAPIKNAEKVYGFKVDIDRVTEIDLDNRQVKTEDGKVYDYDYLVLGLGVKYVWDKYKGLAEYGYHNFTLEGALELRKALYEFKGKKIVIYTPEAPHRCGIYPYEMGLNLRMYFEHRGIDDVEITVVHPDKEPAIGLGPDLVRFFRREMEKARVNFIRNEGHVEITPNKVITKNAEVEYDLLIKVPPIAIPDVMAFMADEKDPRWAKVKGPDFRYPGYDEVYVVSEASMPPLGLLTAGVPLHNASIVSATSILHQIHGGFPVAEYAPTMCVGHGYNTGFIGNCEYEWTGSKYRRECYLLFKSPLVRMMKDSFYRGWLDSLRL from the coding sequence ATGGCGAAGGTTCTGGTCCTTGGAGGGGGTACCGCCGGACTCGTGGCGGCGCGCTACCTGAAGGCGGAAGCGGACAGACTCAAGCTCGACGTTGACGTGACGATGGTGACTGCAAGTGAGAGACACTACATGCCACCACTCTTCATGGAGGTCGCGCTCGGTTCCGCCGAGGGTCACGAGACCTGGGCACCGATAAAGAACGCCGAGAAGGTCTACGGTTTCAAGGTTGACATCGATAGGGTTACCGAGATTGACCTCGACAACAGGCAGGTGAAAACCGAGGACGGAAAGGTTTACGACTACGACTACCTCGTCCTTGGCCTGGGCGTCAAGTACGTCTGGGACAAGTACAAAGGCCTTGCCGAGTACGGCTATCACAACTTCACCCTTGAAGGAGCCCTTGAGCTGAGGAAGGCCCTCTACGAGTTCAAAGGGAAGAAGATAGTCATCTACACCCCGGAAGCGCCACATCGCTGTGGCATATACCCCTACGAGATGGGCCTCAACCTCAGGATGTACTTCGAGCACCGCGGAATTGACGACGTCGAGATTACCGTCGTTCACCCGGACAAGGAGCCGGCCATCGGCCTCGGCCCGGACCTCGTCAGGTTCTTCAGGAGGGAGATGGAGAAGGCCAGGGTGAACTTCATAAGGAACGAAGGGCACGTTGAGATAACGCCGAACAAAGTCATCACCAAAAACGCCGAGGTTGAGTACGACCTCTTAATCAAAGTGCCACCCATAGCGATTCCCGACGTCATGGCCTTTATGGCCGACGAGAAGGACCCGCGCTGGGCCAAGGTTAAGGGGCCGGACTTCCGCTACCCAGGCTACGATGAGGTCTACGTCGTCAGCGAAGCGAGCATGCCACCACTCGGCCTTTTGACGGCCGGCGTTCCGCTCCACAACGCCTCGATAGTTTCCGCGACGAGCATACTCCACCAGATACACGGCGGGTTCCCGGTCGCGGAGTACGCCCCGACGATGTGCGTCGGCCACGGCTACAACACCGGTTTCATCGGCAACTGTGAATACGAGTGGACCGGAAGCAAGTACAGGCGCGAGTGCTACCTACTCTTCAAGAGCCCGCTGGTCAGGATGATGAAGGACTCCTTCTACAGGGGCTGGCTCGACAGTTTGAGGCTGTGA
- a CDS encoding hydrogenase subunit MbhD domain-containing protein, which yields MIEIHLIILAIVVSFGFAFSYLAMKEHDLLKALALSSVQSTFFALGFYILAAPDIVLAYLAIAVGAYTALVILAISKTERYEVGE from the coding sequence ATGATTGAGATTCACCTGATAATCCTCGCGATAGTCGTTTCCTTCGGCTTCGCCTTCAGCTACCTGGCCATGAAGGAGCACGACCTGCTCAAGGCCCTTGCTTTGAGCTCCGTCCAGTCAACGTTCTTCGCCCTCGGCTTCTACATACTCGCGGCTCCGGACATAGTTTTGGCCTACCTCGCCATAGCGGTTGGAGCCTATACAGCCCTCGTAATCCTCGCCATAAGCAAAACGGAGCGCTACGAGGTGGGAGAATGA
- a CDS encoding Na+/H+ antiporter subunit E: MNVRFSPATFFIVLATYLFYTGSATEYDIITGSIVALIVSFIVGHWLVENELKFFSPRRWFYAIVYALRYFFIEETKTHIDVAKRVFTLKANPGIVRIPLDVESDYGKVLVANSITNTPGTVVVDISDDGKWLYVHWIDVSTLDEKEVKENIVAYFEDYARKIFD; this comes from the coding sequence GTGAACGTTAGATTTTCACCGGCGACGTTCTTCATAGTGCTGGCAACGTACCTGTTCTACACGGGCTCGGCCACGGAGTACGACATAATAACGGGCTCGATAGTCGCTCTCATAGTTTCCTTCATCGTCGGTCACTGGCTGGTGGAAAACGAGCTCAAGTTCTTCTCGCCGAGGAGGTGGTTCTACGCCATCGTCTACGCCCTCCGCTACTTCTTCATCGAGGAAACCAAGACGCACATTGATGTGGCAAAGAGGGTCTTCACGCTCAAGGCCAACCCCGGCATAGTGCGAATTCCCCTCGACGTTGAGAGCGACTACGGAAAGGTCCTCGTTGCAAACTCGATAACAAACACACCCGGAACGGTTGTGGTGGACATAAGCGACGACGGAAAGTGGCTCTACGTCCACTGGATTGACGTTTCCACGCTCGACGAGAAGGAAGTGAAAGAAAACATCGTCGCTTATTTCGAGGACTACGCGAGGAAAATCTTCGACTGA
- a CDS encoding DUF3887 domain-containing protein: MKMRKALPLALTLTLLLLLSAPVTADEFTEKGNAFMGNFIKAMNTGNYSLIEPYMSERLKKELGEREFAQLREFTITNYGKLLSFSLVNESREGDMVKLEYEVKAEKGTFPVALTYENGELVGIGLGVRAKPNPAGMVAMILGSLLVLGAFYFIRKPSIPDLVLGAGIALGLSVIIPFYGIISLIVAYSTVARALFTACTTALTVEAIKFYFSRNRDGLSLGLGLGIGQYVLLSIGTFVATNFIMQLPVSFTGPTYWAFLFALAFTAFHALSAGTYSKLRNVRFLLLFALIEGLALVMESLSHLGLSLLLVLLGIVAGLRLGGVIDGIAGREAH, encoded by the coding sequence ATGAAGATGAGAAAGGCACTGCCCCTCGCTTTAACTTTAACCCTGCTTCTACTCCTCAGTGCCCCGGTTACGGCCGACGAGTTCACCGAAAAGGGAAACGCCTTCATGGGGAACTTCATAAAGGCCATGAACACCGGCAACTACTCCCTAATAGAGCCATACATGAGCGAGAGGCTCAAGAAGGAACTCGGGGAAAGGGAGTTCGCCCAGCTGAGGGAGTTCACCATTACCAACTACGGAAAGTTGCTGTCCTTCAGCCTCGTCAACGAGAGTCGTGAAGGGGACATGGTAAAGCTGGAATACGAAGTTAAAGCCGAGAAGGGGACCTTTCCTGTCGCCCTGACGTATGAGAACGGCGAGCTCGTTGGAATCGGCCTTGGGGTGAGGGCAAAGCCCAATCCAGCGGGAATGGTCGCCATGATTCTCGGCTCCCTGCTCGTTCTGGGGGCGTTTTACTTCATCAGGAAGCCCTCGATTCCGGACCTCGTCCTCGGTGCTGGAATTGCGCTCGGCCTGTCGGTTATAATCCCCTTCTACGGGATAATCTCCCTCATCGTAGCGTATTCAACGGTTGCGCGCGCCCTGTTCACGGCCTGTACAACCGCGCTGACGGTCGAGGCAATTAAGTTCTACTTCTCCCGGAACAGGGACGGCCTTTCACTCGGTCTCGGCCTTGGAATCGGCCAGTACGTCCTCCTTTCCATCGGTACCTTCGTGGCGACGAACTTCATAATGCAACTGCCGGTTTCCTTCACGGGCCCGACCTACTGGGCCTTCCTCTTCGCGCTGGCCTTCACCGCTTTCCACGCGCTTTCGGCCGGGACGTATTCAAAGCTCCGCAACGTTAGGTTCCTCCTTCTCTTTGCCCTGATTGAGGGCCTCGCGCTCGTGATGGAGTCGCTTTCGCATCTTGGCCTTTCGCTGTTGCTCGTCCTTCTGGGAATAGTGGCAGGGCTCAGACTCGGGGGTGTCATCGATGGAATCGCTGGACGAGAGGCTCATTGA